The DNA window CCTGCCCAGGGAAAAAGGGCCGAGAGGCGACGGGCAGGATATGAATCTCGGTAGGCAGGACATCGTTGGCGCGCGCGAGCTGGATCGGCTCCAGAGTCTCGCTGACGCCATCCTCGCTCGCATGATCCCCGCGTTCCTCATCCGACATGCCATGTACCTCGCTTGAAAAACCCTGATCCGGGGTAGCGAATTTCAGGTCTTTGGCGCGGATTTGCAAGCCCAGGCGCTGGTCAAGACGGGAGTGATTCGCCCTCAAGGCCCTGATCTACACCGCCTGGGCCGCATCGACGCCATCAACACAAACAAAGATGGCAGCACCGCTCGGTTGAGTCTCGTCTGCGGTGATCTGACGTGCGACGGCGCGCGCGTCGCCGACCATCCAGCACACACGATGGCAGGTCGAGATGGTTTTTGCTAAATGCAGCTTCATGGACTCATCACCTATCACATTCTGGCAAACTGCCGCTCAGTCGATGTTGAGGTGATTGAGGATCATGGGAAGCGTCAAACGATTGGCTGATGAAGTGGCGTGCGGGCTGCGCGAGGTGCACCCGCGTCTGCGCAAGACGGTGGTGAGCAAGCTGGCGTTGGCGGTCGGGGCGATGATCGAAGGCCAAACCCCGAACACGGTGGAGTTGGCCAATCTGCTGCCCTTGGACACCGAGCGGCAGGACATGCGCGAGCAATGGCTGAGGCGTTTGCTGAAGAATCCGCGGTTGGGTCCGGGAATGGTGATTGAGCCCTTTGCACGAGCGGAGTTGGCGAAGGCGGCCAGCCATGGTCAGACGGTGTTGTTGAGCCTGGACCAAACCGATTTGGGTGATCGGATGGCGCTGCTGATGGTGGCGTTGCGGGTGGGTGATCGCGCGATACCGCTGGCGTGGCGGGCTGAGGAAGGGGCGGCCAATCTCGGCTTCGCGGGCCAGCAGGTGGTGTTGGAGCCGCTCCTGGCCTGGCTGCCGTCCGGGGCGCGCGTGCTGCTATCGGCGGACCGGTTCTATCCGTCGGCGGGCCTGTTCGGGTGGCTCCAAGCCCGGGGCTGGAGCGACCGGCTGCGCCTGAAGAGCAACGTGCTAACGGATACCGGGCAGGGCGATGAGACGACGACGGGCGCGTTGGCACACGGGGTGACGGAACGTTACTTCACCGGTGTGCGCCTGTTTGCGCAGGGGGTGATCACGAACCTCGGGATCCTGCACGAGGATGGCCACCCCGAGCCGTGGATCATTGCCATGGACGCCGCCCCGACACGGGCAAGCGTGCTTGACGACGCTGCTCGCTGGGCCATCGAACCGATGTTCTCCGACGTCAAGGGCCGGGGCTTCGACTTGGAGGATTCGCAACTCCAGCATGCCGAGCGTTTGGAGCGACTGGTGCTCATCATGGCCTTGGCCATGTACTGGTGTGTTCGCGCCGGCCGAGACGAGGGGCTGAACGATCCGACACCACTCGAAAAAAAGTCCAGGCGCAGAACGACCCCGCGCATTGGAGCTTCAGGAAACTCTATCGTAGCCTGGTCTCGTGGTTCACGCGCGGCCTGCGCCGTCTGAAGCGGTGCCTTCAAAACGACCTCCCGTTGCCCGCTTTTCATGCCCGTGAGTAACTGATAGGTGATGAGGCTTCATGGATGGAGAGATCCCGCAAAGCCCATCCCGTAGTATAATGCCGAGCCGAATCATGCAAGACATTCAACTAAAATACTGCTCGGGCACGCATCATGACCTCACTGACCAATGACACCTTTTTGCGCGCGCTGCTGCGCGAACCTGTTGATTACACTCCGGTGTGGATGATGCGCCAGGCGGGCCGCTACCTGCCCGAGTACCGTGCGACCCGCGCGAAGGCCGGCAGCTTCATGGATCTGTGCAAGAATCCGGAACTGGCCTGCGAGGTCACTCTACAACCCTTGGAACGCTTTCCGTTGGATGCCGCCATCCTCTTCTCGGATATTCTGACGGTGCCCGACGCCATGGGTTTGGGGCTCTATTTCTCGGAGGGCGAGGGACCGCATTTCGAGCGTCCGGTCCGCTCCGAGGCTGACGTGGATCGAATCGGAATACCGGATCCGGAAGGCGAACTGAAATACGTCATGGACGCGGTCTCCACGA is part of the Thiocystis violascens DSM 198 genome and encodes:
- a CDS encoding transposase is translated as MGSVKRLADEVACGLREVHPRLRKTVVSKLALAVGAMIEGQTPNTVELANLLPLDTERQDMREQWLRRLLKNPRLGPGMVIEPFARAELAKAASHGQTVLLSLDQTDLGDRMALLMVALRVGDRAIPLAWRAEEGAANLGFAGQQVVLEPLLAWLPSGARVLLSADRFYPSAGLFGWLQARGWSDRLRLKSNVLTDTGQGDETTTGALAHGVTERYFTGVRLFAQGVITNLGILHEDGHPEPWIIAMDAAPTRASVLDDAARWAIEPMFSDVKGRGFDLEDSQLQHAERLERLVLIMALAMYWCVRAGRDEGLNDPTPLEKKSRRRTTPRIGASGNSIVAWSRGSRAACAV